Proteins encoded by one window of Dioscorea cayenensis subsp. rotundata cultivar TDr96_F1 chromosome 20, TDr96_F1_v2_PseudoChromosome.rev07_lg8_w22 25.fasta, whole genome shotgun sequence:
- the LOC120251180 gene encoding E3 ubiquitin-protein ligase RHA2A-like: MDPSSFILHPQVSPKPLNNQSMGLSNGLSEAPTNSIPLLLIIAAAGWISSIVRCLRLFSSPSSSSSAISASHGLASLIALAETLNSSRPFSYDASGEDCLVCLSGLEAGDRVRRLACGHVFHCDCLDGWLDEMNLRCPLCRSSLVSSLQHYH; this comes from the coding sequence ATGGACCCatcttcattcattcttcaTCCCCAAGTCTCCCCCAAACCCTTGAACAATCAATCAATGGGGCTCTCAAATGGCCTCAGTGAAGCTCCAACAAACTCAATCCCACTCCTTCTCATCATCGCCGCCGCCGGATGGATCTCCTCCATAGTCCGCTGCCTCCGCCTCTTCTCCTCGCCgtcttcctcctcctccgccaTCTCGGCATCACACGGTCTTGCTAGCCTCATCGCTCTCGCCGAAACCCTCAACTCTTCTCGTCCTTTCTCTTATGACGCCTCCGGCGAGGATTGCCTCGTTTGCCTCTCCGGCCTTGAGGCTGGAGATCGTGTTCGGAGACTCGCATGTGGCCATGTTTTTCACTGTGATTGCTTGGATGGATGGCTTGATGAGATGAATCTTAGGTGTCCTTTGTGCCGTTCTTCTCTTGTCTCTTCTCTTCAGCATTATCATTAA